From one Methanolobus chelungpuianus genomic stretch:
- a CDS encoding AAA family ATPase, whose translation MPKARNIAIYGKGGIGKSTTSSNLSAAFSDLGLKVMQIGCDPKSDSTNNLRGGKSIPSVLDALRSRKRIEIEDIVHDGFNGIKCIEAGGPEPGVGCAGRGIITAIELLKQKNVFEEFKPDIVIYDVLGDVVCGGFSIPIREGVAEQVYTVASSDFMAIYAANNLFKGIRKYANSGGALFSGIIANSMNQPIQKDIINDFAKHTQTTVAGYVPRSLDVTRSELRGQTVIEHAPDSEQAELYRELARSILNNDQKYVPAPLESDDLKVWAESWSDTLLRNRENEEKIKTTENHIVVYPA comes from the coding sequence ATGCCAAAAGCAAGGAATATAGCCATCTATGGAAAAGGAGGCATAGGGAAATCGACAACTTCATCAAATCTCTCAGCGGCCTTTTCAGACCTGGGCCTTAAAGTAATGCAAATCGGGTGTGATCCAAAGAGTGATTCCACAAACAACCTGAGAGGAGGAAAATCTATACCTTCAGTCCTTGATGCTCTGAGAAGCAGAAAGAGAATTGAAATCGAAGATATTGTACATGATGGTTTCAATGGTATAAAGTGTATTGAGGCAGGTGGACCGGAGCCGGGGGTCGGATGCGCCGGCAGGGGAATCATCACTGCTATCGAACTCCTGAAGCAAAAGAATGTATTTGAGGAATTCAAGCCCGATATAGTGATCTATGATGTATTAGGCGACGTTGTCTGCGGAGGCTTCTCTATACCTATTCGTGAAGGGGTTGCCGAGCAGGTATATACCGTTGCATCATCGGATTTTATGGCAATATATGCTGCAAACAACCTGTTTAAAGGTATCCGGAAATATGCAAACAGCGGCGGTGCGCTTTTCAGCGGAATAATTGCAAATTCGATGAATCAGCCTATCCAGAAAGATATAATCAATGATTTTGCAAAGCATACTCAGACAACGGTTGCAGGGTATGTTCCACGTTCGCTGGATGTTACAAGAAGTGAACTCAGGGGCCAGACGGTGATAGAACACGCGCCGGACTCCGAGCAGGCGGAACTATACAGGGAGCTGGCAAGGAGTATCCTGAACAATGACCAAAAGTATGTTCCTGCACCTCTGGAGTCTGATGATCTTAAGGTCTGGGCAGAGAGCTGGTCTGATACACTTCTTAGGAACCGTGAAAACGAAGAGAAGATAAAAACAACTGAAAACCATATTGTTGTCTATCCGGCCTGA
- the hgcC gene encoding HgcAB-associated protein HgcC: MTKKKNVNEVCNHEGLACDCNQGSECRVEAILSVDERGQMVLPKDVRDKAGINSGNKLALISWGKEGSICCLALIKAENLSGMIKEVLDPLMHMNDKKE, translated from the coding sequence ATGACTAAAAAGAAGAACGTCAATGAAGTCTGTAATCATGAGGGATTGGCGTGCGATTGCAATCAGGGTTCTGAATGCAGGGTAGAGGCAATCCTCAGTGTTGATGAAAGGGGACAGATGGTGCTACCAAAAGACGTGCGGGATAAAGCGGGCATCAATAGCGGGAATAAGCTTGCTTTGATCAGCTGGGGAAAGGAAGGTAGTATCTGTTGTCTTGCTCTCATCAAAGCCGAGAACCTTAGCGGAATGATAAAAGAGGTACTTGATCCATTGATGCACATGAATGATAAAAAGGAGTGA
- the hgcA gene encoding mercury methylation corrinoid protein HgcA, which produces MDNDKTNGSSCPCAPRRSDTISFIKLAHSKPVSELLTITGKLTLNDRLGHFLALWGVNRMGHIVKPGLYKMGEPTIDSPVFVSANYTLSFDAVRRALAGTDCYILVLDTKGVNVWCAAGKGTFGTEELVHRIAWSGLSGIVSHRALILPQLSAPGISAHEVQRRSGFRVEYGPVRASDLPEYIKTREATPEMRRVQFSFRDRLVLTPVELLHVALPTLVAAIILYLLAGPLAALAAITAVLAGTVFFPALLPFIPTHDFSTKGLILGVIVAIPFSIPFATNPEMPFWANMLTALVPLMIMPVVTAYLALNFTGCTTFTSRTGVKKEIYRYVPVMALMAGFGILLLVILGIVRFMKVI; this is translated from the coding sequence ATGGATAATGACAAGACAAACGGTTCGTCATGCCCATGTGCACCGAGGAGATCTGATACAATCTCATTCATTAAGCTGGCTCACAGTAAGCCGGTATCTGAGCTTCTTACCATTACAGGCAAGCTCACACTTAATGACCGGCTCGGTCACTTTCTTGCCCTCTGGGGAGTGAACCGGATGGGACATATTGTAAAACCCGGCCTTTACAAGATGGGTGAGCCAACTATAGATTCTCCTGTGTTTGTTTCGGCAAATTACACACTGAGTTTTGATGCGGTCCGCCGCGCTCTTGCTGGCACAGATTGCTACATTCTTGTTCTGGATACAAAGGGAGTGAATGTATGGTGTGCTGCAGGCAAGGGCACATTCGGGACAGAGGAACTAGTGCATCGCATCGCATGGTCAGGGCTTTCCGGCATTGTCAGCCACCGCGCTCTCATATTGCCGCAGCTAAGTGCTCCTGGGATCTCGGCGCATGAAGTACAGCGCCGTTCCGGTTTCAGGGTGGAATATGGCCCGGTCCGTGCCAGTGATCTTCCCGAATACATTAAAACACGCGAGGCAACGCCCGAAATGCGCAGGGTCCAGTTCTCATTCAGAGACAGGCTGGTCCTCACTCCGGTAGAATTACTCCATGTGGCACTACCGACGCTTGTTGCTGCCATTATTCTTTACCTCCTTGCAGGCCCTCTGGCAGCCCTTGCTGCGATCACCGCAGTGCTTGCTGGAACTGTGTTCTTTCCGGCCTTGCTTCCTTTCATCCCCACACATGATTTCAGCACAAAAGGGCTTATTCTGGGAGTTATCGTTGCAATTCCCTTTTCAATTCCCTTTGCGACAAATCCTGAAATGCCGTTCTGGGCGAATATGCTTACAGCTCTTGTCCCACTTATGATAATGCCGGTTGTGACGGCATACCTGGCCCTTAACTTCACAGGTTGTACAACATTCACTTCAAGGACCGGCGTCAAGAAAGAGATTTATAGATATGTGCCTGTCATGGCGCTCATGGCAGGGTTTGGGATTCTGCTCTTAGTCATTCTTGGAATAGTCCGGTTTATGAAGGTGATCTGA
- a CDS encoding nitrogenase component 1 — translation MSGTELTENQLIDNKIDLSKATCPNREQRANGINVWYGKASDLAKQARSGCLKQGERNFQQSSGCVLNFYLSVRVGTIRDAAVIYHAPVGCSSSALGYRELYRHIPVEMGRPANYDLHWMTTNLGEKDVVYGAGDKLGAAIKEAQRRYNPKAIFILTSCASGIIGEDIEGVVAQVQPEVSAKIVPIHCEGSRSKLVQTGYDAFWHGVLKYLIRKPEKKQKDLVNVASMLSYTWQDRLEIKRLLGKLGLRVNFVPEFASVEDLEMLSEAAVTAPLCPTYTDYLSRGLEQEFGVPYFLYPSPMGVAHTDEWLRQIGKYTGKEKEAEELIKEEHAKWLPKLKAIREQFANIKGNGEKIEVLGALGQGRLLAQVPYFDELGLKSSAAMCQDFDNLILEDMERLIAEMGDFDILVNTFQAAEQTHITNRLNPDIAMTCPFQGGAFKRDKGVTRVHALRSDPHPWSAQSGYTGAIAFGSFLLQSLKSHSYQRTMLEKTKSTYKDWWYQQPNSLYYLQSEEEQV, via the coding sequence ATGTCAGGAACAGAACTTACTGAAAATCAACTGATCGACAACAAGATCGATCTATCCAAAGCCACATGTCCCAACAGGGAACAAAGGGCAAACGGCATTAACGTCTGGTATGGAAAAGCAAGTGACCTTGCAAAACAGGCGCGCTCCGGCTGCCTTAAGCAGGGAGAGCGGAACTTTCAGCAATCAAGCGGTTGTGTTCTTAACTTTTATCTCTCGGTAAGGGTTGGAACGATCCGTGATGCTGCCGTAATATACCATGCGCCTGTGGGATGCTCATCATCAGCACTCGGGTACCGAGAACTATACCGTCATATTCCTGTTGAGATGGGCCGTCCGGCTAACTACGATCTTCACTGGATGACAACAAATCTTGGTGAGAAAGATGTAGTCTACGGCGCAGGCGACAAGCTTGGTGCAGCAATAAAGGAAGCACAGAGGCGTTATAATCCTAAAGCTATCTTCATACTGACATCCTGTGCATCAGGGATCATAGGCGAGGATATCGAAGGAGTGGTTGCACAGGTGCAGCCCGAAGTATCTGCAAAAATAGTCCCGATACACTGTGAGGGATCAAGATCAAAGCTTGTGCAGACAGGTTATGATGCATTCTGGCACGGAGTACTGAAGTATCTCATCAGGAAACCGGAAAAGAAGCAGAAGGACCTCGTAAATGTGGCAAGTATGCTCTCCTACACCTGGCAGGACAGGCTTGAGATAAAGCGCCTTCTTGGAAAGCTGGGTCTGAGAGTAAATTTCGTCCCTGAGTTTGCATCGGTGGAAGACTTAGAGATGCTCTCTGAAGCCGCCGTCACAGCACCGCTGTGTCCGACTTATACTGATTATCTGTCACGAGGTCTTGAGCAGGAATTTGGCGTTCCATATTTCCTATACCCCTCGCCCATGGGAGTTGCACATACCGATGAATGGCTCAGGCAGATAGGTAAGTACACGGGCAAGGAAAAGGAAGCAGAGGAGCTGATCAAAGAAGAGCACGCAAAATGGCTCCCGAAACTGAAAGCGATCAGAGAACAGTTTGCGAACATAAAAGGTAACGGTGAAAAGATAGAAGTCCTCGGTGCACTCGGCCAGGGAAGGCTTCTTGCACAGGTGCCTTACTTCGATGAACTGGGACTGAAGTCATCTGCTGCGATGTGTCAGGACTTTGACAACCTCATACTGGAAGACATGGAGAGATTGATCGCTGAAATGGGAGATTTCGACATACTGGTCAATACATTCCAGGCTGCAGAGCAGACGCATATCACTAACCGGCTTAACCCCGATATTGCAATGACCTGTCCCTTCCAGGGGGGTGCGTTCAAGCGTGACAAAGGTGTCACAAGAGTGCATGCCTTAAGGTCCGATCCTCACCCCTGGAGCGCGCAAAGTGGCTACACAGGAGCGATAGCATTTGGAAGTTTCCTCCTGCAGTCGCTGAAAAGCCATTCCTATCAGAGGACCATGCTGGAAAAGACAAAGAGCACATACAAGGACTGGTGGTACCAGCAGCCGAATTCACTGTACTACTTACAGTCAGAGGAAGAACAGGTATAA
- a CDS encoding nitrogenase component 1 — protein sequence MESRVYSETDSSQTGEFISDAIEAPRYSCALGGAYSTSIGIFGTVPILHSGAGCGIGQLFGQFYGGGQNAGGPHGGTSTPCSSLVEEHVIFGGEKKLSNLIKSTSELVNGELLAVISGCIPSLIGDDVESVVRQFREKEENIPIVHVNTAGFAGNSYQGYEYFFDAVIDQLLEETPVEKGRVNIFGIVPFQHIFWKGEAREIKTLLEKIGLKPNVIIGEFGALENLKNIPSAEYNIVLSSWVGHKTANKLKEKFGTPYISFPGVPVGQKQTAEFLRIVGKKLGASSDVIENLIETEERRAYRFTEYVGDILLIARPHPYFAVVADSNSAVGITKYLTNEMGYLPDIVQITDNPPEEARELINNELTGNLETPAWPDIVYEVDSHRIRQNLKDRSFLFLLASSLETFIAGPEFGAIHLSVAFPTHDRVILERSYAGFSGGLNLMEDVMSKYAGPL from the coding sequence ATGGAATCAAGAGTATATTCAGAAACAGATTCTTCGCAGACAGGCGAGTTCATATCGGATGCAATCGAGGCACCGCGTTACTCCTGTGCCCTTGGAGGAGCATATTCAACATCAATAGGTATATTCGGGACAGTACCGATACTTCATTCCGGAGCAGGATGTGGGATTGGTCAGCTCTTTGGGCAGTTCTACGGAGGAGGACAGAATGCAGGAGGGCCTCATGGAGGGACAAGTACTCCATGTTCCTCTTTAGTTGAAGAGCATGTTATCTTTGGTGGTGAGAAAAAACTTAGTAATCTCATCAAGTCGACATCTGAGTTGGTCAACGGCGAGCTGCTTGCGGTCATTTCAGGCTGCATACCGTCACTGATAGGTGATGATGTGGAGTCTGTCGTCAGGCAATTCAGGGAGAAAGAGGAGAATATCCCTATAGTGCATGTGAATACTGCCGGATTTGCAGGAAATTCATATCAGGGATATGAGTACTTTTTCGATGCGGTGATAGATCAGCTCCTTGAAGAGACTCCTGTGGAAAAAGGCAGAGTGAACATATTCGGCATAGTACCTTTCCAGCATATATTCTGGAAGGGCGAGGCAAGAGAGATAAAAACCCTTCTTGAAAAGATTGGATTGAAACCAAATGTGATCATAGGAGAATTCGGTGCACTTGAGAATCTCAAAAATATCCCTTCAGCAGAATACAACATTGTCCTTTCGTCATGGGTTGGACATAAGACTGCAAACAAGCTGAAGGAGAAGTTCGGAACCCCATATATCTCCTTCCCAGGAGTACCTGTCGGACAAAAGCAGACAGCTGAGTTCCTCAGGATAGTCGGAAAAAAGCTGGGTGCTTCTTCGGACGTGATCGAAAATCTCATTGAAACCGAGGAAAGGCGGGCCTACAGGTTTACCGAGTATGTGGGAGACATTCTTCTCATAGCCAGGCCACATCCGTATTTTGCGGTTGTTGCCGACAGCAACTCTGCTGTGGGCATTACAAAATATCTGACAAATGAGATGGGATACCTTCCAGATATTGTGCAGATAACGGATAATCCACCTGAGGAAGCACGTGAGCTAATAAACAATGAACTGACAGGGAATCTCGAAACGCCTGCATGGCCGGATATTGTATATGAAGTGGATTCTCATAGAATTCGACAGAATCTGAAAGACAGAAGTTTCCTGTTCCTGCTTGCCAGCTCCCTTGAGACCTTTATAGCAGGGCCGGAATTTGGTGCCATACATCTATCAGTTGCATTCCCAACCCATGACCGTGTGATCCTCGAACGTAGCTATGCAGGATTTAGCGGAGGACTCAATCTGATGGAAGATGTCATGAGCAAGTATGCTGGGCCTTTGTGA
- a CDS encoding carboxymuconolactone decarboxylase family protein → MKTGELAYIAVLATLRLESGIFFHVKHARMLGASLDEVINAILIGLPAAGNAVIKSIFFQQYYFVTPVKVSAIFSSN, encoded by the coding sequence ATAAAAACAGGTGAACTTGCATATATTGCTGTCCTTGCGACTTTAAGACTGGAAAGCGGTATATTTTTTCATGTAAAACATGCGAGAATGTTAGGAGCTTCACTGGATGAAGTAATAAATGCCATCCTGATAGGGTTACCTGCTGCCGGAAATGCTGTAATTAAATCAATATTTTTCCAACAATATTATTTTGTTACTCCAGTCAAGGTATCGGCAATATTTTCCTCAAACTGA